A single region of the Bdellovibrio sp. GT3 genome encodes:
- the mrdA gene encoding penicillin-binding protein 2, which yields MSTYVSNPDEAKEYHSRYRMFYIVIALTFTVLTMRLWYLQIVSGNELREFSEKNRIKQNKITAPRGLMLDRDGKVLVENLPGFEVLLTPQYIEALPDLAKTIGPILGMEPEKVIQKVQKSRRQNGPFAQIRLKENLSREEVFRLKRVRLDTPGLEIRESIVRYYPLRENGAQLFGYVGEISKRQIPIFNEQYKDFIKFDQGDIIGKSGLEETLERDIRGTDGISFIQVDAHGREAVTQTPNIYGEQIRDQVPVHGNNAVLTIDREIQEAAYKAFTVTGIDNRGHIGSILVMKTNGEVLAWVSAPSFDPNEFSTGITPGTWSRLINDPFKPLRNKIIQDHNPPGSTFKPLVAVAALSEKVITPSTIVPAPGVFYFGRRPYHDSLKQGHGNITVYQAIEQSSNVFFYKMGIALGVDKMYDYINPMGIGQKTGIELSREVAGIMPNSAWKKSAVGEEWQPGENLSTAIGQGFVTTTPISMAIAYNTIATEGKVVKPFIIRKVLDQDGKVLRENFPQVVRDLQQTQPNGIKVSADTFKVVKEGMRLVANGPRGTARYWKVPGVEFAGKTGTAQVMGFSADQIHASCTARPIHMRHHGWFVSYAPADNPEIVVAVLAEHSCHGNTGGVPIARDIYNAYFQKYHPDIIANALKQKGVKKKVEAATTTEGE from the coding sequence ATGAGTACTTACGTCAGCAATCCTGATGAGGCTAAGGAATATCACAGCCGTTATCGCATGTTCTACATAGTGATCGCTTTGACTTTCACCGTTTTGACAATGCGTCTGTGGTATCTACAAATTGTTTCTGGAAATGAACTCCGAGAATTCTCGGAGAAGAACCGTATTAAACAAAACAAGATCACGGCTCCTCGTGGTCTGATGCTGGATCGTGACGGCAAAGTCCTGGTGGAAAACCTTCCGGGCTTTGAAGTCCTGTTGACGCCTCAATATATTGAAGCACTTCCGGATCTGGCAAAAACCATTGGTCCAATTCTGGGAATGGAACCTGAAAAGGTCATTCAGAAAGTCCAAAAGAGCCGCCGTCAAAATGGTCCGTTCGCGCAAATTCGTCTGAAAGAAAACTTAAGCCGCGAGGAAGTCTTCCGTCTGAAACGCGTTCGCCTGGATACTCCGGGGCTTGAAATCCGTGAGTCCATCGTTCGCTACTATCCACTTAGAGAGAACGGCGCGCAGCTATTCGGCTATGTGGGTGAGATTTCCAAACGTCAGATCCCTATTTTCAACGAGCAGTACAAAGACTTTATCAAGTTTGACCAAGGTGACATTATTGGTAAGAGCGGTCTTGAGGAAACATTGGAACGCGACATTCGCGGAACTGATGGTATCAGCTTCATTCAGGTCGATGCCCATGGTCGCGAAGCCGTGACTCAGACTCCTAATATTTATGGTGAGCAAATCCGCGATCAGGTTCCAGTTCACGGTAACAATGCTGTCCTGACAATTGACCGGGAAATTCAAGAAGCCGCTTACAAAGCCTTCACTGTGACCGGCATCGACAATCGTGGTCACATCGGCAGTATCCTGGTTATGAAAACAAACGGCGAAGTTTTGGCGTGGGTTTCCGCCCCATCCTTTGATCCGAATGAATTCTCGACAGGTATCACACCAGGCACATGGTCTCGCTTGATCAACGATCCGTTCAAACCGCTTCGTAATAAAATCATCCAGGATCACAATCCACCGGGCTCGACATTTAAGCCATTGGTGGCAGTAGCCGCTTTAAGTGAAAAAGTGATCACCCCAAGCACGATCGTCCCTGCTCCGGGCGTGTTTTACTTTGGTCGTCGTCCTTACCATGACTCTTTGAAGCAAGGTCACGGTAACATCACGGTCTATCAGGCGATTGAACAATCCTCGAACGTGTTCTTCTATAAAATGGGTATCGCACTGGGTGTTGATAAAATGTACGACTACATCAACCCGATGGGTATCGGACAAAAAACCGGCATCGAGCTCAGCCGTGAAGTGGCCGGCATCATGCCGAATTCTGCATGGAAGAAATCCGCTGTCGGTGAAGAATGGCAACCCGGGGAAAATCTAAGCACCGCCATCGGACAGGGTTTCGTTACGACAACTCCAATTTCCATGGCGATCGCCTACAATACTATTGCGACTGAAGGAAAAGTTGTGAAACCTTTCATCATCCGCAAAGTCCTGGATCAGGATGGAAAAGTTTTGCGTGAAAACTTCCCGCAAGTGGTTCGCGACCTTCAGCAGACTCAACCTAACGGCATCAAGGTTTCCGCTGACACCTTCAAAGTTGTGAAGGAAGGCATGCGCCTGGTGGCAAATGGTCCTCGCGGTACAGCTCGTTACTGGAAAGTTCCAGGCGTTGAATTCGCAGGAAAAACCGGTACAGCCCAAGTCATGGGTTTCTCTGCCGATCAAATCCATGCCAGCTGTACGGCTCGCCCGATTCACATGCGACATCACGGTTGGTTTGTATCCTATGCACCGGCTGACAACCCGGAAATCGTCGTAGCGGTATTGGCAGAGCACTCTTGCCACGGTAATACCGGAGGTGTTCCCATTGCCCGCGACATTTACAATGCCTACTTCCAAAAATACCATCCGGATATCATCGCCAATGCTCTGAAGCAAAAAGGCGTTAAGAAAAAGGTCGAAGCTGCGACCACGACTGAGGGAGAGTAA
- the mreC gene encoding rod shape-determining protein MreC produces the protein MNFFNFDLKKLVLIGIVLALPLISINMQQRPQESHWLVKPFSMLGSAVSETFFGFSHGVKDTTAMYLDLINIKKQSEQLHSTNNELQSRLQSMNELQIENDRLRGLLEFKQTTKMKLTSAQVIGRDLVIDHNTVTINKGTNDGLKSGMAVITTAGVLGYIFKPEPFTAHVMLITDRYAVVDGIVQRTRAHGIVEGKSQSICALKYVERTEDVKEGDLVVTGGLDNIFPKGFPVAIVESVERKTFSVSLKVDLRPVVDPYKVEEVFIILDSSKEDFGDKFAPQAALSAEEAAALAAPTPGTTAPPVNQPATTTTPTLKKPEATPAASPATSPKPSPTPAAKPQESQQ, from the coding sequence TTGAACTTTTTCAACTTTGATCTCAAAAAACTGGTGCTCATCGGAATCGTTTTGGCTTTGCCACTCATTTCCATCAACATGCAGCAACGTCCTCAAGAATCTCACTGGCTGGTGAAACCTTTCAGCATGCTGGGTAGCGCTGTGTCCGAAACGTTCTTCGGCTTCAGCCACGGCGTCAAGGACACAACAGCCATGTACTTGGACTTGATTAATATCAAGAAACAAAGCGAGCAGCTGCACAGCACGAACAATGAATTGCAAAGCCGCCTGCAATCCATGAATGAACTGCAAATCGAAAACGATCGTTTGCGTGGCTTGCTGGAATTTAAGCAAACCACCAAAATGAAGCTGACATCAGCGCAAGTGATCGGCCGCGACCTGGTCATTGATCACAACACTGTCACGATCAATAAAGGCACCAATGACGGTTTGAAAAGCGGCATGGCAGTCATCACGACCGCGGGTGTGCTGGGTTATATCTTTAAACCTGAACCGTTCACGGCTCACGTTATGTTGATCACCGACCGCTACGCCGTGGTTGATGGTATTGTTCAACGCACTCGTGCTCACGGGATCGTCGAAGGCAAAAGCCAATCCATTTGTGCTCTTAAATATGTCGAGCGCACGGAAGACGTGAAAGAAGGCGACCTTGTTGTCACCGGTGGCCTGGATAATATCTTCCCGAAAGGTTTCCCTGTTGCGATCGTTGAATCCGTTGAAAGAAAGACCTTCAGTGTTTCTTTGAAAGTGGATTTGCGTCCTGTTGTGGACCCTTACAAAGTTGAAGAAGTGTTTATTATTCTGGATTCCTCCAAAGAGGACTTTGGCGACAAGTTTGCTCCGCAAGCTGCTCTCAGTGCCGAAGAAGCTGCCGCTTTGGCCGCTCCGACTCCTGGAACCACAGCACCACCAGTCAATCAACCGGCAACAACGACAACTCCCACTTTGAAAAAACCGGAAGCGACTCCGGCTGCATCTCCGGCTACGTCACCTAAGCCGTCTCCGACTCCAGCAGCTAAACCTCAGGAGTCTCAACAGTGA
- a CDS encoding SurA N-terminal domain-containing protein, with the protein MSENLADKMKRKLSAKSTVAILVFGAIILTFVFTGTQGGMSLGVGSVARVNNALISVADFQNEENRVSEYYKSIFGDQMDFGSQRQLLRQQAIENLIRMELVSQAAQSEGILATDAEVRDFIVKDVPFFQQNGQFQREFYNRYLEGTRTSPGDFENKIRKDISNIRTRHLFEIASRTSAAEAAKMQELRGSKINVAFVRIDEEAVTKAMTKEKAEAAIKALDEALAKGDEAAVNAQLKEMKATWDETGFVEVGADSFPKITSRVATDSIFELSKAQPTLKRLVRDGNQKFVLKLKEVKMEGAKALEPMTLEMAQKRRGDGMFETWINQFRKDSHVSMNKQVLEM; encoded by the coding sequence ATGAGCGAAAATTTGGCAGATAAGATGAAGAGAAAGCTCAGTGCAAAGAGCACTGTCGCGATTCTTGTATTCGGTGCGATCATTCTTACTTTCGTGTTCACAGGGACTCAGGGCGGAATGAGCCTGGGTGTTGGTTCTGTAGCTCGTGTAAACAACGCGTTGATCTCAGTTGCTGACTTTCAAAACGAAGAAAACCGTGTTTCTGAATACTACAAATCGATCTTTGGCGATCAAATGGACTTTGGCTCTCAGCGTCAGCTGCTTCGCCAGCAAGCTATCGAGAATTTGATCCGTATGGAGCTGGTTTCTCAAGCTGCTCAAAGCGAAGGCATTTTGGCGACTGACGCAGAAGTACGCGACTTTATCGTTAAGGATGTGCCTTTCTTCCAGCAAAACGGTCAATTCCAACGTGAGTTCTACAATCGTTACCTGGAAGGGACTCGTACATCTCCAGGTGATTTCGAAAATAAAATCAGAAAAGACATCTCCAATATCCGCACGCGTCACTTGTTTGAAATCGCAAGTCGCACATCCGCTGCTGAAGCTGCAAAAATGCAGGAGCTTCGTGGCAGCAAAATCAACGTGGCTTTCGTAAGAATTGACGAAGAAGCTGTGACAAAAGCGATGACCAAGGAAAAAGCAGAAGCTGCTATCAAGGCTTTGGATGAAGCTTTGGCTAAAGGTGACGAAGCGGCAGTGAATGCTCAGTTGAAAGAAATGAAAGCAACTTGGGACGAAACAGGTTTCGTTGAAGTTGGAGCGGATTCTTTCCCGAAAATCACAAGCCGTGTGGCGACAGACTCAATCTTTGAGTTGAGCAAAGCACAGCCGACGTTGAAACGTCTGGTTCGCGATGGCAACCAAAAGTTCGTTTTGAAATTGAAAGAGGTTAAAATGGAAGGTGCGAAAGCACTGGAGCCAATGACTCTTGAAATGGCGCAAAAACGTCGTGGCGATGGTATGTTTGAGACTTGGATCAACCAATTCCGCAAAGACTCTCACGTTTCCATGAACAAACAAGTATTGGAAATGTAA
- a CDS encoding endonuclease/exonuclease/phosphatase family protein, producing MKALIGILVMLSATLTATASRAEMVLSPVQTPQFCMQNFNAYGPIYAPDTYQRMEWIGSLLQAAPRCGVIQLQEVWNSSNIDQIENALKYNYQISSPNRDNKIGVMSLFDGDIKGAWTYQFRINNLGGFLDEIRETFGVTKAFHIVQTRLPGIDEDFYFVNTHLHPTSTEIRITQILDILKWRLQNPSLKMLMSGDFNANEKSFERDFMMAVMGLHDSFADALGGSYPPGYCSYCETNPHSWMPGNHMLDYIFVSNAGGANSKIQAVAGELNMRGPLRDPLSDHYGVRVSFKLVPGGVDSLTGSQWIQRRDKVLAVLSQAQQILVSYDDGDLDPYIAEIQGLSAQIQSQQGPYYQYFGQFR from the coding sequence ATGAAAGCATTGATTGGCATTTTGGTGATGTTATCTGCGACTTTGACTGCGACTGCATCTCGCGCAGAAATGGTTTTGTCTCCTGTGCAAACACCGCAGTTTTGTATGCAAAACTTCAACGCTTACGGTCCCATTTATGCTCCGGATACTTACCAGCGCATGGAGTGGATTGGTTCTCTGTTGCAGGCAGCACCTCGTTGCGGTGTGATTCAGCTGCAGGAAGTTTGGAACAGCTCCAATATCGATCAAATTGAAAATGCTCTAAAGTACAACTATCAAATCAGTTCTCCTAATCGTGATAATAAAATTGGCGTGATGTCCTTGTTTGATGGCGACATCAAGGGCGCTTGGACTTATCAGTTCAGAATCAACAATCTGGGTGGATTTCTGGATGAGATCCGCGAAACCTTTGGTGTGACCAAGGCTTTTCACATTGTTCAGACCCGACTTCCGGGAATTGACGAGGACTTTTACTTCGTAAACACTCACTTGCATCCCACCAGCACGGAAATTCGTATCACCCAAATCCTGGATATCTTGAAGTGGCGCCTGCAGAATCCTTCTTTGAAAATGTTGATGTCCGGGGATTTCAACGCCAACGAAAAGTCTTTTGAACGTGACTTTATGATGGCAGTGATGGGACTTCATGATTCTTTCGCAGACGCTTTGGGGGGCAGCTATCCTCCGGGTTATTGTTCGTACTGTGAAACCAATCCTCACAGCTGGATGCCAGGTAATCACATGCTGGATTATATTTTCGTCTCCAATGCCGGCGGGGCAAACTCCAAAATTCAGGCGGTGGCGGGGGAGCTTAATATGCGAGGCCCTTTACGTGATCCATTGTCAGATCACTACGGTGTGCGCGTGAGCTTTAAGCTGGTGCCGGGTGGCGTGGATTCCTTGACAGGTTCTCAGTGGATTCAGCGCCGTGATAAGGTTCTGGCCGTGCTATCCCAGGCCCAGCAGATTCTGGTCTCTTATGATGATGGTGATTTGGATCCCTATATTGCTGAGATCCAAGGGCTAAGTGCGCAGATTCAGAGCCAACAGGGCCCTTACTATCAATATTTTGGACAGTTCCGATAG
- a CDS encoding TIGR02147 family protein codes for MLINHLQSVFAERSRKNPSYSLRAFSKSLDMDSSTLSALLSGKRPMTTKTAMKIIDRLEINEPLQVQKLLMGVLGAEDAPQSYSDIDLDSAEMISSWEHFAILAVLELPKAKTDTTSIAKRLNIPMGVALECLVRLQKLGLVAKDTTQWKLTGNNMSTPKNIPSSKIREGHRQFIHRAIESLESHSVDQRDITGITMAINKKKLVEAKGLIEDFRRRLSAFLETGNRDSVYRLNVQLFPLTQENQK; via the coding sequence ATGCTAATCAATCATCTACAGTCGGTTTTTGCAGAACGCAGTCGCAAGAACCCTTCTTATTCACTTCGAGCTTTTTCCAAGTCATTGGACATGGACTCTTCGACGTTGTCAGCGCTTCTTAGTGGCAAGCGTCCGATGACCACGAAAACAGCGATGAAGATCATCGATCGTCTGGAGATCAATGAGCCTTTGCAGGTGCAAAAACTATTGATGGGAGTCCTGGGAGCTGAGGACGCCCCTCAGTCTTATTCAGATATTGATTTGGATTCTGCGGAAATGATCAGCTCGTGGGAGCATTTTGCGATTCTGGCAGTCCTGGAATTGCCAAAGGCAAAAACAGACACGACCTCCATCGCTAAGCGCTTGAACATTCCTATGGGAGTCGCGTTGGAATGCCTGGTTCGCTTGCAAAAGCTGGGATTGGTCGCAAAAGACACGACTCAGTGGAAGCTGACCGGCAATAATATGTCCACACCCAAGAATATCCCGAGCTCGAAGATCCGCGAGGGTCATCGTCAGTTTATTCACAGGGCGATCGAGTCCTTGGAAAGTCACTCAGTCGATCAGCGTGATATTACGGGCATCACCATGGCGATCAATAAAAAGAAATTGGTTGAAGCCAAAGGTCTGATCGAAGACTTCCGTCGCCGTTTGTCCGCTTTCCTTGAAACAGGGAATAGGGATTCTGTTTATCGTTTGAACGTTCAATTGTTTCCCTTAACTCAGGAGAACCAGAAATGA
- a CDS encoding cytidine deaminase has product MNDMQKKLYDAACVAQKRAHAPYSGAHIGAAVLMADGQIFNGCNVENASYGGTVCAERVALWKAVSEGASKSVKEVMVISDADKPWPPCGFCRQVIAEFGSEETVIYTANLSGKMKTFKFGDIFPEAFTPKHLD; this is encoded by the coding sequence ATGAACGACATGCAAAAGAAACTATACGATGCCGCTTGTGTTGCCCAAAAACGCGCCCATGCCCCTTACTCTGGCGCCCATATCGGTGCTGCTGTTTTGATGGCGGATGGTCAAATTTTTAACGGCTGCAATGTCGAAAACGCCTCTTACGGCGGAACGGTCTGCGCTGAGCGCGTGGCTTTGTGGAAAGCTGTCAGCGAAGGCGCTTCCAAATCTGTCAAAGAAGTGATGGTGATCAGTGATGCTGACAAACCATGGCCACCGTGTGGCTTCTGCCGCCAGGTGATCGCGGAGTTCGGTAGCGAAGAGACTGTTATCTACACAGCGAACCTTTCTGGTAAAATGAAGACTTTCAAGTTTGGCGACATCTTCCCGGAGGCCTTCACGCCAAAGCATTTGGACTAA
- a CDS encoding Maf family protein, translated as MKKQLILASTSKYRQELLSRLAVPFTAQPPLIDEDKEKDPSLAPRALAEHLARLKAASLKGEGKVVIGGDQLVSFEGRIIGKAHTREKAIEQLLSMQGKTHELVTAICVFDGEKAIPYTDITRMHMKSMSREQIERYVDLDMPTDCAGSYKIEKHGIMLFSKIESQDFTAIQGLPLIELSKILETCSPL; from the coding sequence ATGAAAAAGCAACTGATCCTGGCTTCGACTTCCAAGTACAGACAAGAACTTCTCTCTCGTTTGGCTGTGCCTTTTACTGCACAACCTCCCCTCATTGATGAAGATAAAGAGAAAGACCCGTCATTGGCTCCCCGCGCCTTGGCGGAGCATCTGGCGCGCCTAAAAGCGGCCAGCCTTAAAGGTGAAGGAAAAGTGGTCATCGGCGGGGATCAGCTGGTCTCCTTTGAGGGCCGGATTATTGGCAAAGCGCACACTCGCGAAAAGGCCATTGAGCAATTATTAAGCATGCAGGGGAAAACTCACGAACTAGTGACGGCCATCTGCGTTTTCGATGGCGAAAAAGCAATTCCCTACACCGACATCACCCGCATGCACATGAAGTCCATGAGCCGCGAACAAATTGAACGCTATGTCGATTTGGACATGCCGACGGACTGCGCCGGAAGCTATAAGATCGAAAAGCATGGGATTATGCTGTTTTCCAAGATCGAATCCCAGGATTTTACGGCGATCCAAGGATTACCCTTGATTGAACTATCCAAAATACTGGAGACTTGTAGTCCGCTTTAA
- the folE2 gene encoding GTP cyclohydrolase FolE2 yields MTNKHLPDVAKETHTEKFAPIDWVGMGSIELPILLKQADGVYRIPARADAKVSLDKKPSRGIHMSRLYLITQETLSKNEMSLGLLGQATDEFLKTHEDLSTQALIQVQFEAPLVRKALKSANQAWRSYPVVLSAFNENGVKKYYVEAVITYSSTCPASAALSRQLIQDNFKQQFGAQSLDFDVVHQWLGTTQGIVATPHAQRSFARVKVEVGPNYDYAKIIDVIEDALQTAVQGAVKREDEQEFALRNGQNLMFCEDAARRGKEALDKENDILDYVVEFSHVESLHPHNAVSHISAGKNLRTF; encoded by the coding sequence ATGACGAACAAACATCTTCCAGACGTCGCTAAGGAAACTCATACAGAAAAATTCGCTCCCATTGACTGGGTGGGTATGGGTTCCATCGAACTTCCGATTTTGCTGAAACAAGCAGACGGTGTGTATCGTATTCCTGCGCGCGCCGACGCAAAAGTCAGCCTTGATAAAAAACCTTCTCGCGGTATTCACATGTCGCGCTTGTATTTGATCACTCAAGAGACATTGTCCAAAAACGAAATGTCCCTGGGGTTGCTCGGGCAGGCGACAGATGAGTTTTTGAAAACTCACGAAGACCTTTCCACGCAAGCTTTGATTCAGGTTCAGTTTGAAGCTCCCTTGGTTCGCAAGGCTTTGAAAAGTGCCAACCAAGCATGGCGCTCGTATCCCGTGGTGCTTTCCGCCTTCAACGAAAATGGCGTTAAGAAATACTACGTGGAAGCAGTGATCACTTATTCTTCCACGTGCCCGGCATCAGCAGCTCTTTCTCGTCAGTTGATTCAGGATAATTTCAAACAGCAATTTGGTGCACAGTCTTTGGATTTCGATGTGGTTCACCAGTGGTTGGGAACAACACAAGGGATCGTGGCGACTCCGCATGCGCAACGCAGTTTTGCTCGCGTGAAAGTGGAAGTCGGACCGAACTATGACTACGCAAAAATCATCGACGTGATCGAGGACGCTTTGCAGACGGCAGTTCAAGGTGCTGTGAAACGTGAAGACGAACAGGAGTTCGCGCTTCGCAACGGACAGAACTTGATGTTCTGCGAAGATGCGGCACGCCGTGGCAAAGAAGCTCTTGATAAAGAGAATGATATTTTGGATTACGTGGTTGAGTTCAGCCATGTGGAGAGTTTGCATCCGCATAATGCAGTTTCCCATATCTCGGCCGGGAAAAATTTACGTACTTTTTGA
- a CDS encoding Fur family transcriptional regulator, which produces MGRDSVPVLPRQHDEDIVIHHDPFDEAELKKIIRALNLKVTSQRMAILKTLHEGRRHVTAQELYEKLAKDHPEIGFATVYRFLRTLTEGAFVTEVRMGGLPARYELTPKGHHDHLTCVKCGKICEFENRAIEQLQEKVANQFGFALTHHILELYGVCPDCQAKAAR; this is translated from the coding sequence ATGGGTAGAGATTCAGTACCAGTTTTACCAAGACAACATGATGAAGACATCGTGATCCATCACGATCCATTTGATGAGGCTGAACTTAAAAAGATCATTCGTGCGCTTAACCTTAAAGTCACCAGCCAACGTATGGCGATCCTTAAAACTCTTCATGAAGGCCGTCGCCACGTAACAGCTCAAGAGCTTTACGAAAAATTGGCGAAAGACCATCCTGAAATCGGTTTTGCCACTGTTTACCGCTTCCTTCGTACATTGACTGAAGGCGCTTTCGTCACTGAAGTGCGCATGGGCGGTTTGCCAGCTCGATATGAACTTACTCCTAAAGGTCACCATGACCATCTGACTTGCGTGAAGTGCGGTAAGATCTGCGAATTCGAAAATCGCGCGATCGAGCAACTTCAGGAAAAAGTCGCGAATCAATTTGGTTTCGCACTAACCCATCACATCCTGGAACTATACGGCGTCTGCCCAGACTGCCAAGCAAAAGCGGCCCGCTGA